A portion of the Papilio machaon chromosome Z, ilPapMach1.1, whole genome shotgun sequence genome contains these proteins:
- the LOC106716995 gene encoding transmembrane channel-like protein: protein MTSSGVNLFHIPSETPISNEVKFSPTAGEVSEDEDYSASLSAVLRQRRASVRRSRKGRSRRPSSPFLPDETRSRRRSSIFTTSSGDTAISIDEVPLVTQEQIFENIHLHKEVLGSVKQQPLGMRRKLKIVHQAKGYIKRHEGQLQERLAQSKSTRDIYARFNILIATKWQQLKREAANTSNLLIPWELRIKEIESHFGSVVASYFTFLRWLFWVNLVIGFILLVFVITPEYLTANPLQDGERKIIMEEERRNSTNLLTMWEFDGVLKYSPIFYGYYSNIERPEYRMPLAYFLTGLVVYIYSFVAILRKMAENSRMSKLSEKEDECIFSWKLFTGWDFMIGNAETAHNRIASVILGFKEALLEEAEKKKDPRNWRIISLRALVIICVIILLGLSAYVVVTVVTRSDDNSKPRSWLRENETTLVVTAISLTFPVFFDLLGLLEHNHPRKQLRLQLARIMLLNLLNLYSLIFALFSKIQGMSAELDSLQPSFNLNTSVMADSAIDINIASINGISGTCHEILTKETKKKLLKLCWETMFGQELVKLTVMDLVVGLLGTLFLDFFRALFVRYMNQFWCWDLEKKFPEYGDFKIAENILHLINNQGMVWMGMFFSPGLVILNVFKLMTLMYLRSWTVMTCNVPHAVVFRVSKSNNFYLALLLTMLFLCVLPVGYTIVWVKPSWHCGPFSEYKKIYHILTNNIYKLLPKSLNFALQYIASPAIVIPLLVLLILIIYYLTSLTNSLREANNDLKIQLRRERTEERRKMFQLADTRRRTGSSAVENTPFTRWKKALPALPLSKSIDSDDRKTSDETKEDSKNLKRGIFAKIVGLALDKKPEVEITSPSSYAVDGDNELYETLPKEILKTKDISVPKISDHKKKSNVEFKSNDSDITKYKSEQGCLKVKIDKLCERTEKKAVLEKLKEDKIIEEELTSLPSKTIIKESNTKNDGRKKSFDTKQTSESSTYSRQSDSISSVIPVITISTTESDEEQLQYPKVVGEQKKDRSHTNSNPKQELSKTNRSSSDLKSLRRQSSVDSINDSKTPKEKKTEDGYKYQYSL, encoded by the exons ATGACTTCATCTGGAGTCAACTTATTCCACATTCCATCTGAGACACCGATTAGCAATGAAGTCAAGTTTTCACCGACGGCCGGAG AAGTATCGGAAGACGAGGATTATTCGGCGAGCTTAAGCGCGGTATTACGTCAACGACGTGCAAGCGTTCGTCGGTCCCGTAAGGGTCGCAGCAGGAGACCATCATCTCCCTTTTTACCAGATGAAACTCGATCTCGAAGACGTTCATCGATTTTTACTACCAGTTCCGGCGA TACAGCGATTTCAATTGACGAAGTGCCACTGGTGACACAAGAGCAGATTTTCGAAAACATTCATCTACACAAGGAAGTGCTCGGCTCTGTGAAGCAGCAACCTTTGGGAATGCGACGCAAATTGAAGATTGTCCATCAG GCAAAAGGATATATAAAACGGCATGAGGGTCAATTACAGGAGAGACTTGCACAATCAAAGAGCACGCGTGACATCTACGCTCGTTTCAACATATTGATAGCAACg aAATGGCAGCAACTGAAACGAGAGGCGGCCAATACGTCCAACTTGCTCATACCTTGGGAACTACGCATCAAGGAAATCGAATCACATTTCGGATCAGTTGTGGCATCCTATTTCACTTTCTTACGATGGCTCTTTTGGGTGAACCTCGTTATCGGATTTATTTTGCTTGTGTTCGTGATCACACCAGAG TATCTCACAGCAAATCCTTTGCAAGATGGTGAGAGGAAGATTATTATGGAAGAAGAACGTCGCAACTCGACAAACCTACTTACAATGTGGGAATTTGATGGGGTCCTGAAATATTCCCCTATTTTTTACGGCTATTACAGTAATATAGAAAGACCAGAGTATAGAATGCCTCTAGCCTATTTCCTTACTGGTTTGgttgtatacatttatagctTCGTCGCTATATTGAGGAA AATGGCGGAAAATTCAAGAATGTCAAAACTATCAGAAAAAGAAGATGAATGTATATTCTCTTGGAAATTATTCACCGGATGGGATTTTATGATAGGCAACGCAGAAACAGCTCATAATAGAATTGCATCTGTTATTCTTGGTTTTAAAGAGGCATTGTTGGAGGAAGCTGAGAAAAAGAAAGATCCAAGAAA TTGGCGTATTATTTCGTTACGGGCGCTTGTTATTATTTGCGTTATCATACTTCTTGGCCTATCAGCATACGTTGTTGTAACAGTCGTAACACGATCAGATGATAATTCTAAGCCCCGAAGTTGGTTGAGAGAAAATGAGACAACTCTTGTAGTAACTGCAATCTCTCTAACCTTTCCAGTGTTCTTTGATTTATTGGGATTGTTGGAACACAATCACCCTCGAAAACAATTAAGATTACAATTAGCAAG aattatgttgttaaatTTGCTCAATCTTTACTCCCTAATTTTTGCTCTTTTTAGCAAAATTCAAGGTATGAGCGCAGAATTAGATTCGTTACAACcaagttttaatttgaatacgtCTGTCATGGCAGACAGTgctattgatataaatatagcaTCCATAAATGGCATCTCAGGTACATGCCATGAAATT TTAACAAAAGAAACCAAAAAGAAATTACTAAAGCTGTGCTGGGAAACAATGTTTGGACAGGAATTAGTAAAACTAACTGTTATGGATTtg GTGGTCGGTTTACTCGGAACATTATTTTTGGATTTCTTCCGAGCTTTATTTGTCCGATACATGAACCAATTTTGGTGCTGGGATTTAGAAAAGAAATTTCCTGAATATGGTGATTTTAAAATAGCCGAAAATATACTACATTTGATTAATAATCAAGGAATGGTTTGGATGGGAATGTTTTTTTCTCCTGgtcttgtaattttaaatgtttttaaactaatgactttaatgtatttaagatCTTGGACTGTTATGACTTGTAACGTTCCACATGCAGTTGTCTTTAGGGTATCTAAAAGTAACAACTTTTATTTGGCGTTATTACTAACAATGCTATTCCTATGTGTTTTACCCGTTGGTTATACGATCGTATGGGTAAAGCCTTCTTGGCATTGTGGGCCTTTctcggaatataaaaaaatataccatattttaacaaacaatatttacaaattactcccaaaaagtttaaattttgcaCTACAATACATTGCCTCACCCGCAATAGTAATTCCATTACTTGTTCTTCTAATACTCATTATATATTACCTTACATCACTTACTAATTCGTTACGAGAGGCTAATAATGATTTAAAG attcAATTACGCCGTGAAAGAACAGAAGAAAGAAGGAAAATGTTTCAATTAGCAGACACAAGAAGACGTACAGGATCATCTGCTGTTGAAAACACACCCTTTACTCGTTGGAAAAAAGCGTTGCCAGCTCTCCCGCTCTCTAAATCAATTGACTCGGATGATAGAAAAACATCAGACGAAACTAAAGAAGATTCGAAGAATTTAAAAC gTGGTATATTCGCAAAAATTGTTGGGCTCGCACTAGATAAAAAGCCTGAAGTAGAAATTACGTCGCCATCTTCATATGCTGTAGATGGCGATAATGAACTCTACGAAACTTTAcccaaagaaatattaaaaaccaaaGACATATCAGTTCCAAAAATATCAGACCATAAGAAAAAGTCCAACGTGGAATTCAAATCAAACGACAGCGATATTACGAAATATAAAAGTGAACAAGGTTgtcttaaagttaaaattgataaactaTGTGAACGTACAGAAAAGAAAGCTGTTctggaaaaattaaaagaagacaAAATTATAGAAGAGGAGTTGACATCACTACCATccaaaactattattaaagaaTCTAACACTAAAAATGACggtagaaaaaaatctttcgatACAAAACAAACTTCGGAGTCGAGCACATACTCAAGACAATCAGATTCTATAAGTTCTGTTATACCAGTAATAACTATTAGTACAACAGAAAGTGACGAAGAACAATTACAGTATCCCAAAGTTGTAGGAGAGCAGAAAAAGGATAGAAGTCATACAAATTCAAATCCAAAACAAGAGTTATCTAAAACAAATAGGAGTAGTTCAGACTTAAAATCCCTTCGAAGACAAAGTAGTGTTGATAGTATAAATGATAGTAAAACGCCAAAGGAGAAGAAAACAGAAGATGGATACAAATATCAATACtcactataa